GGTGAATTTAGATTTGGTTGGAATTTTTTTGGCTTTTTGGCCGCGATTTGGTTGGAAATTCAGTGATATAACAATTTCGACAATATTACAGATTTATATCTTAGGACAACGGCAGAGTCGATTTCCTTTTTGCTCTTGTTATATATGTTGCGTTACAAACTGATCTTCCATTTTCGGGTCAAGGTCCAAACATTTTCCAACAATTCCCACTCGTGGAAATGCATGTTCTGAACAATAATTGACAAGTAATTTTCCTGATAGTGTGGACTAGGCCGGTGTTTATACCCTTCGTAACAGCACGAGGCTGATCTCCCGAAATTGCCAAGACAGTCTGCGTGAATTCAAACGAACTTAACAACTATACGAAAGATTTAACCTTTCATAGCTGAGTGCGACACCTCAAACATCACAGCTGCTGCGGAAAATACCGAAGAGCGAAGAAATAACCTACTTGGGCTGAATATTACGATTGGCTCATTAGTGTTCGCCAGTAGTCTCTCTCCATATGCTTGCTTCATTTTCAGATCTAAATTCCTCTAAGAAGTAATTTTTTGCAGATGTGCTAGTCTAGTTGTGGATAACATATTATTGACGTaccataaaaaaagaaaaaaaaaagaaaagggttaatttaaagaaaacttatagttaattttcttttcttttccaaatatagtcaaaaagaaaattgctaTAAGTTAGAACACATacttttaaagttattttggTTATAGCTAACTGCACGTACACATTTCATTAGGTTTTCgttttttcgttaattttttGGGTTTCCGTCCGGTCTTAATTTTCTACTAATTTCTGGAAAAAggttaataattaaatagcattagaaaagataaattcgtaaaatgaaaaaatacatACTAATGGAGAGAGCAAGTAGAGGCCAATTAGGGCGTTACAACTTTACTTAGGCAGTGGTGACATATTTCCGATGTGCcactttcaaaattttatcattCCTTTGTCTCTTAGAACAAATAACCAAATTCTGATGTAGTGATAGGTGAGGGCCCTTGACCTCTGTCTCCAACTCCTTTTCGAGcatcttaatttttatttattttcctttccgGTTTTCTTAATTTGTGTTTTCTAaaagtattattatttattttatttttaaaaataaaaaatatgtttttttggTACTGAAACGGGACATAAAGCCCattacaaagaaaaagaaattatgacCTATAAAGACAGGATAAAGAAATCCCAATAATATCGCCAAACAACAGCAATACAATACCAATCGAAAAAAGCTTATAGAAGCGAACTCCAATCAGCATCTGTATGCACTCCGAGCTAATCAATCAACACGCGAATTTTCTTCACAATATGTGTGTAGAACCTCCACAGAATTAAATTAGGAAAGAGAAtaaagtataatttttttttcaaaataatcccatttagattaaaaaaaactcataattATCTATTTAGTAGGTTAAATGTCCACGCGTTGCTGTGGATTTCAATTTTcttagttattaaaatttgtAACTTACAATATCTTCTAATTCAACAAATATAATTAGATtataataaactaaataattaCATTTGACAGAGGTGTATCGTTTCTTTATTGATGCATATAAATAGTTATAGCAAACTTACATTAAATACAAGATAAACGATCAAATATCTCTCTAACAAGGAattaggaaaaagtataaaaaaatctaaaagtaAATGACTGGTAAAGATGATTATCAAATGCAAGAAATTACTaacaaaaagaatatattcaGTAATTCAAAATTAGGACAATATACatcgaaaaattaaattgtcatatttttctaaataaattaaacaaacaaacgtaaaacataatatataaataacatATAGGGAAGAATCATAATCTTATTTTTAGTGAGTTCTAATGATAGTTCCTTTACATAAAAGTAAATGAAACTCGGGTTTCTTCCTTTTGCTTAAACTAATGCCATATATAACCCAATTACATGACTGAAAATTTTGACTGTACACACACATTGTATTGACACATAGAAAAGCAAAGTAAGATAAGAAAAATTCGTTAAATCTCGGTTAGTCATAaagtttaaaataataatacttGATTCAATTCAACCTCAAGGGATTTGATTTGATAGTAAGGAGGAGTATAAGTAACAACTTCATCCCAAGTTTGAAACCTCGTAAAGCCACCTACCGGGCCAATTGGCTCAGTTTACCCATCTCAGGCATCGTAGGGGCCCTAGGGAGTTTCGGGAGATTAGTCGAGTGAAGTCTGAACACTCCCGGTTAGCagaaaaaaacaatttaattttGGTAATTGAAgccatatttttttaaataaacgcATAAAATATTACAACATATAAAAGAATTTGATTTTAGGGTGTGTACTTGAGTGAAATAATAATTCCAAACTTTTCATGTCCAAAAAGTCTTTCTTTCTTGTCTTTCAAGAAAGAGttgaaagaaaatttcaattttttttttgttaaatcttCCTAGAATTTTCTTTGGTTGATATGGGCTAAAGGAGAGTTCTActcctttaattttaactaatgAAAAGATCCGTGCCATGCACAAGATtggatattaaaatttaataatacaatttGATGATAATTTTGATAAACTTATGAAAATAAACTAAATTACTCCTTCCTTATTTCATGCAATACCACATTGGATTTCTAATTAGTAAGCATTAGTATTTAGGCGgtgcaaaataaaaatacaacacaacaatatatatatatatatatataattcactAAGTAATAGAGAGGTAAAGTAGATAATTCATTCATCTTTCATCCTTTTGTACTTAACAacgtttttcttttcattgaaaatggaaaccattcacttctcttcttttatTGCCCCTATCAAATTTTGACTTGCGGTAATCTTAGGAGAGCTCTTAAAACTCTTCTTTagcttataaaaaataaagagtagattttgaaagaagaaaaggaaagttcTCCAGTGAACTGATAATGACGTAATCTGAtgtcaaaataaaagtttgaaaaaaagggaaaataagaTAACGCCCAATAAGAAATTTTCGCGCCTTTTCACTGCGAAGCTTCTCAAGGAAGCTTGCCCTCCTTACACAGCAGAACGCAACGCTGTGCCGATTCTTCAATTAGGGTTTCAGAATTGGGTCGCAGTTGAAGCTCTCGCTGCAAATTCGAATGCACTTCAGTTGCTTCCCCTGTCAAGCTCCGCCCTCAGAATGAAGAAAACGGGTCGGAAGTCTTCAATTGCTTTCTCTGAAGTTCGGAGTTCGGTAGTTCtgcttctcctctctctctctctctctctctctctctctctctctgttccAATTTGCTACTAAAGAGTGTAAAGAATGCTGGGATTCAGTGGAAGATCTGATTCGATGAGATTGTCTCCTTCGAATCTGCTGTAAAGTcgacttatttttttttccttccctcccctccctcccccccctcccccttcttcttctgctaGCATATGCCTGACTGATGAAGTGACTCAATTGCAAAATTTGCCTTGTATTTGTGCTGCTTCTCAATAATTTGGCTTCTTTTACTTGCCTGTTTGTGCATTTTGCTATTGCCCTTTTGAAAATCTTGTTCATTTTAATGACATATTTGAGCTGTTTCTTTaaagatccattctttgagtTGTTTTCTCTGCATGATATGTGCAGATTGAGAGTTACAGTACCAAATTTTCGTCGCCGAAGTTCGTGAAGAGAGTGGAGGCACTGACAGATGAGCAGCGAATCGCAATTGAGAAAACGGGATTTGGGAATCTGTTGCTGATTCCAAATCAGACTATGAACAGGAAACTGTTACTTGAATTGATGGACAGGTGGAGCTTTGAGAGGCGGGCGTTCGAGCTCGCCCAAGGGGAACTTACTGTGACATTGTTGGATGTAGCACTGATTATGGGCCTGCGAGTGAACGGGAATCCTGTACTCCTCAGGGAAGATGAACCCTTCTCAGATTTGGAGAGGCAATATGGCGCTACTCCTGATAAGAGAAAGATTTCAGTTGATTTTATTGAGAGCAGGCTTGAGTCCCTTGGTGAAGCTGCTAGTGATGATTTTATCAGGACTTTTCTACTGTTTACATTCGGGATTTTCCTCTTCCCTGATACAAGTGGAAATGTTGACTCCCGTTACCTCTCATTTCTTGAAAGTCTTGATGATGTTTGCGGGTATGCATGGGGATCAGCTGTGCTTGAGGAAATATTAATGTGGTTGAACAAAAGGAAGGATTCAAATACACAATCTGTGGGAGGTTGTCTCACATTCCTGCAGGTAATTCTCTCTTTACCCTTTTAACGTCTCATCTTGTGTTGTTAGTGAAGATTCTAGGCTGAGGctgataaagaaaaagaaagaagacattTTCTGAGTTTACGGCATTGCGGTAGGTGCAGATACCATACATTCGAGCTTCAAATTGTaaatgtttcatttttttatctgTATAGAGATGGCCAAAGACCACCCCCACCCAATCCCCAAAAACCCCCTTGAAAACAATCCCCTCCCACACACACATTATACAACCAATATGGGACTCAAGTATTGCTTAATTTGCTTTGTGAAAACAGGATGAAGAGTCTTTTCAGAGTCATTACTTTGCTTGTCCTTTTATCcttaaaaaaagtaatcttTTGTTTCAAGAACACTGTATCTTCTGGCAAGATTCTCTGGGAAAATTGTTTCCTCTATCTGTGAGTGTAAAAGTATGAGAAAATGGCTGAATGCACTTTATACTCATGAACATACAATTGTTCGATGGACATGCTATCTCTGAATCATCTAATTTTTGTTGGTGGCTATTGTCTAGATTTGGTCTTACGAGCACATTGACTTGGCTCGGCCAGGTCTACTTGATAAGACAGCATTTCCTCGTGCATGCCGATGGGAAAATCGTAAGCATCATCCTAGACCGTCGATCTCGATCACCACAATGTTTCATGATCTGAAGGATGATCAGGTGTTGGAGAACTTGAAGACTTTCTCCTCGTTAACTTTAGAGACATGTTCTGGTCCTTCAAATTTGTTGTCTTTAGCCTTTGAGGTCGACCCTCATAAGCTGTTTATCAAGAGCTTGTTGCTGATGAATCAatcaacttttaattttacagATGATCTGGATGCTGAAACCCACTTCTTACGAGTTGGAACTTGATGTAGTCAAAGAGTTAATGGAGGTTCAGAACGATGGGAATGAACTTTCTGGAGGCCTAGAGCTATCACCTACTTCTCCCGGGGTTGGTGCCGTCATACTCCTTTCTAAGCAATCTTTTACTGGCAGTTTATTAATACgtgattctttatttttacatGAATTTCTGGAACTCTTTTCTGTTCCTAGGAAGTACGAGGGTGATGGGTTTCCTATTATGCATTTGCTATTGACAGTGTATTGCAATTGATCCCaatgaaaggaaaattaatgctTTAATCATTAGAACTGATGGCTCAACAGATTGTCAAATCAGAGATTGTCTCAGACACTTATTCACCGAACGATGCACCAaagggagaggagagaaaaGAACTGCTACAACCATGTCCGTGTGAGTTGCAAAACAGATCAGACCCATCAACTGATCTTGAATACCCAACCGTGTCATCTTCTCCACGAAGTGCCAATGTGGAGCTTCCATCAACATCACAAGACACTTCCATGATTCTTCCGGCGGGCGATGTGAGTTCACTGATTACGTCCGTCTTCTATCCTTGTCCTTGTTGCCATAGTGGGCTCTGTATATTAAGATTGTTGCATTTCCACTCAGGAGGACACCTTGATACTGAAAAATCAGAAGTTAGAGGATCGTGTACTTGAATTGGAGAAGGAGATAGATGGCCTGAAGCTGAGGTTGAAAGAGCAGCAACGCTCTGATCAAATATTGAAAGAGGAGAATGCAGAACTGAAGAAAGAAGTGGATGACTTGAGAAGAGACAACCGGGCCATAAGCTTATCATCTGATGATCTCGTCTGTCGACTCGAGAATCTGCTGTCTGGTGACGGTATAGATGACGGAGAAGGAACATGAGCCTGCAGTCTCCACCAGATTGGGTAAAAGAGTGAGTTTTTCCTCACCTTCCTCCCATAGGTTGCTGCTATGTAAGCTTATATCTTCAGCAAAGGTTTCAGCCTTTTGAAAGCTAGTTTAACCTTCTGTGCCATAATATCGGATGCCTTCAATGTGCCGTAGTCTATGATTCTTGACGATGAACCTTGGTTGAAGATGCAAGGGGATGCGTATTAATCGTTGTGATATTATAATTTAGGAATAATATCTCTCTGACAAGCTTGTGTATAGATAttcctcttcttgtacatCTGTATTCCCCAGAAACCTGCTTATGATAGATAATTTTTTAGTGTATGCTCTACTCATTTTTAAGGAATCCATCTTGTGTTTCAGCCTTGGGCCTCTGCTTGTATATTATGAATCCGATTGCAATTTTTGACATCCAGAGATATGTATGTAACCTTGAAAATCTTACAATTTGAAGTGAGTTATATAATCTGACATGAAGAAGCTTTGTAAACAAAAAATGGGTAATTACTTGTTatgttcatcatcatcatcatcatcggcTGTATGGCTAGGTGGACACTTAACATGACTTGAGGCTAAGTTTTTCGTGAGTAGTTTGTAGTGCCAAATCTTTGTCCAGAGTGTACCAGTAGGACAATCTATTTTTGGCTGAGACAAGTTTACAATAGAAAGGCAATCTGCTTTCATGGGTGCTGGGGACCTCGCCCATGACGAAAATGGTCGTAGCTAGGTGCTTTGCTCATAACATTGGTATAGCCACCCCGGTTGATGCTGAATAATGGAGCATAAAGTCAAGACTTGATCTAGCTTGGAGCCTCAGATCCAGAATGATTATCATCAAAGTTAATTCAGAGATTGTTTGTATAACCTTGTCACGCCTTGATGCCCGAACAATGGACCAGTTCCTCTTTAGTCTGCTACCCAGGACCTCCTTGACGATTGGCAGATCCAAGTGATGAATATTCTTGAGCTTCATCATGAATTGTGTGTCTTCCTACTCGACCCGAAGTTCATGCTTCCTTTCCTTAGTGGCGAGTTTTTGCTGGGGCCTCCATATGTTGTTTTCGTGTAGGTAAGTCGGTTTCTTTGAGCATCGGCCCTGATCGTTACCAATGTAAAACGCGCCAAGTATCATTGGAGCTACAATAAGTTATATATCGTTTAATTGACCATCTGAAAATCTAATCTGCCCAATAGGGCAGTAGCTGATGTTTCATATAGTTAAGTCATGTTTAGTACGTTGGACTTACAGATGGAGGATATCAGGTTGACAGACAGAGGCTTCTCACTTTCACACTCCATATTTGGACCTAAGAACATTGTACAAATTCCTTGGTCTCAGTTGGCCATAGCGAATGGAAGGATCATCCTACAGCACTAGCATTGGGTCATCATCGATTTCCCTTCAGCTGAATGGTGTCCCGACCAACAATCGCAGGCCGATAAGCTCGGCAAAAAAATTACTGTTTGTGAATCCTTTTTAATAAACTTATTATTACTGACATTTTCTCCACTATAATCCGAAAAATAAACTTATTTTCTGTCTATCTATTGCactattttgttttttccaCGTTCATTTTTCAGCTCGAAGAGTAGAGGAACTTCGTTACTATTGGGAGGCCACTCAAAAGCCATCATCTAGGCCTCCCAAGCCAGCTTCATGACTACCTTGAAAGGCCTGGAGGATGGCTTTCGAGAGGCATCCATCTGGTCATGAAGTTCCCCTGCCTTTTGAGCTAAAAAGGAGCACGTAGGTAATCACGAGATAATGAAAGAAATGAACCAAACATAAGTTTATTTTTCGGATTTTAACAATGGAAAATATATCAGTAAATACGTTGAAGTTTATTAAAAAGAGCTTACCaacaataatttttgtttgaGCTTACCATCCTGCAGTTGTTGGTCGGGACTGGCCATCCAAACCAAAGGGAAATTCATTGATGATCCAGTGTTACTGTTGTAGGATGAGCTTCCCGTTCCCCATATTTACAAATTGCAAAGACCAGGCCTGAATTTATACAATGTTACATGGTTTATATATGGCATGTGAAAATGAAACCTATATTTTAACAtagtgaaataaataaatatatatagaaagtcTACCGTAAAAACAAACATATATAGAATGCTTTTTAATTTCAGTAGTCGCGACTATCCTGATATGCTTCGGTTGTAGGTCTAACTAAACATGAATTGACTACATGAAAGATCCGCTGCATATTAGATTTTAAGACGGTCGATAGGATGATAACTTATCGTAGCTTTAGTCGTGCTTGACCTTTTTCACTTGTAGAAGGACCCCAGTAAAGAATAGCTCAAAACTCATGTGGACAAATTGTGTGCTACTTGgcctttttattataatttcattattttgtGTCTGAAGAGATCAAGTTTGAGTTAGATTAATTACGGAATATCGATCAATAGTGAAACGCTCCTGGAGAAGGGGAAATAGATCCGTTGGTACATTGACATTCTAATAaccatttatttccttttcaaCTCTTTAGTCTTTACCAGCTGGTCTACCGTGTGCCTGCGGtcgggaaaaaagaaaaaaaaggccgAGCCTCGGGTAAACAAAATCAAACTGGATGAGAGAACTGTATTACGACGTAATTGcctaataattttacaaatCTTCTGATATCGGTCTGCTGGACATAAGGTTCTTGGTAAGATAAAGCTGTAGTTATAGTAATTTATAGAGATCTTCATTCACCGATGATTCTTCCGAACTAGCAGCTCTGCTTAAGCTAGCTTATACATATGCATGACTACTCGTGCATCAATAATTATGGTGAGCACTTCACTTAGCATGCATGTCGAAACTGTGTCTTTCTCTATTCGATGTGCGATCAATAGTGAATTAAAATAATCGAGTAGCTACAGCTAGAAAGCTGCGTGGCGGTTTAGTTCATTATATGCATGAAGCTGGAAAACGAAGCAAACGTGCTTGCAGTATTGAGATATATTGCACGTGAAATAAATATCGTAaaatctattattataatttataattaggGTTCTTCAACGGCAGTGAGTCCGAAGAGAAGTCGATTTGAGTCGAAACAACACGAAAAATGCATAAATCCGGAAAATAATACACGCATGTTCCTCTCCATGGAAGAAGCCTCTTTTATTTAGATAGAGAGTTCGAGCGGCGTAGATCGTACTATTGCATGCATCTTTAACGGAGCCGAGGTTCTTATTAATTTTCTGGTCTCCGCGTCGGTCTTCACTTCACACTGTTCAAGATGAACAACAGAGAAAATCTTGTTAATATTCCTATTCATATCGTAAGACATTATGTGCACGCAAGTTCTAATAACTCGCAATCGATAAGATAAGTTTGGTCAAAACCTGTTGCAGTCGGTGCTAAGGCTGAGCTTGAAAGGAATGTTCACCCGGCACTTCCCTGGGATGCCCGCAACGACCCCGTAATTGATACCAGAGATGCTGCCGGCGATTGCCTTTAGGCACTTGCAGGCAGTTTGGCGGTCGGGTGTGGTTCTGGCAGCGTCATTCAACGACCGGATCCCTGAGCAGCAGGCCGCCGTTGGGGCACCCCCGGTGCTCCGAGCGTAGGGAATGCAAGGGGACACCGACTGCGTGACCTGGCCGCATGTGATGGCGGATTCCGCCATGGTGGCCGCGACCACCATGCAGAGCAGAAATACTGGGACGAGTTTGTTAAGGAATGTTGTGCTCGCCATCATTTCTTAATCCTTCTTTAATTATAACAGAGGATTGGTCTTTCttgataataatttatgtATAAATTAACCGATGTATTGGATGTGCATGGACTATACAAGGATTGGGgaggttatatatatatagggaaaGATCAGTCACTGAGCATGTGAAACGTGGCAGTGGTGGGGACACAGTCCCAGGAACATGAGCATATGGTTCGAGGGTCCCGCGGCAGTTGAGGAACAATTATTACCACCACTGCACTGGACACTTTCACTCTTTAGTAGGATCATCAGCATATGCACGATGTAGTGAAAGCCGATCGCCCCAAATTTAGTGTAGTTgtatcgatttttttttagcgTGAGTTCATCGATCATGACCAGGAAGAGAATATCGATCCTTTAGTTGTAGTCCATCTAAATTAAGCATCGAGATCAAGTTCTTCCTCTCTCAGTGCTACTGCAGTTTATTACCACGAGCTacattttgattttgtaataaaaaacaTCTCTCTTATAATGATAAATCAGTGATTTCTTATGCCATGTCAATTAGAATATGCGGAATATGCAAATCGGTGTATATGCGATGTGATCAATACTTTGTAATTGCGAGAGAAGGATATGTACGTATATCTGAAGATTAATCTTCCTTGATATTTCACGTGCTAGCTATCTAGGAACGTGAAAATTGTACCTCTAGGCACATGAATTGCATATATACGACGCAGCGAGTCATGTGCATATGTGTAGGCGATGCAGGTGCAATAACTCAAGTGAAGATGATACCTCGTGTTATGTTTCTACAGAAAAGGACCGAGACCACATGTGCTATCACACACTTTTACTACATCTATGCATTGAAGCATTCAAGTCCTCGGAACTTTTATGGATGATATTGAAAGATCGAATGTTAGAGGATTGCATATTCGAACTTGAGAAGGAGATGGATGGCCTGATGCTGGAGCTGAAAGAGCAGCAACTCTCTGGCTAAATATCGAAGGACAAGAATGCTCTAAATTCAGAGTTGGGTCGAATGAGTAAATGGATAGAGTGCTATGAACCCAATTAATTATCACGGAAGAAGAAGTGGATGActtgagaagagagagagccgCGCCTTCTGTCCGGTGAAGGTATAGATGGCGGAGGAGTATGAGTCTCCAGTCCCCACCAGATCTCATAATAGGGTTAGTTTTCTCCCCTTCATCCCATATCACATGCGATGCTGctgattatatttttatgttagGAAAGTGAATCAATTTATTATTCGGAAGTTTGTGCCATAATATGATAATATCGATTGCCGCTCATGCTCCATATTTCATATGCATCGATCTTCAGGACGTACCTTTTGAAAGATGCAAAGGAGAGACAAGGTTATTGTATGTTAGAGGGTAGTTAAATTAATGTTATgtatctaccaaaaaaaattacatgtcATGTCGATCATCATCATGTTGGAGGACACCTAGCACAGTTGCCCAAAAAATAACCAAGATGAAATATTCGAGTAAACATCTGAATTAAGAGGCTAACTGTCACGAATGAACATTGGAATCTACTCTTAATTTCTCCAGGGGATGGCTTGTAGGACATCCTATTTTTGGCTGAAATCTGAACAATGCTGGATCCTTGCTAATCGGTCAGCCGTTCATCCTTTGTCGTTAAAAAAGAAGTGCAGAACAATATGAATGGGGAGCCAGTGCGTCGAGATCTTTCTAGCTTCTGGGACGAACACAGCCCTCGGCCTATCAGTACAAAAATTGTTTCTCAGTTGCTGGGTTCTGTGATCAAAATTGAGGAATGGATTAGGCCAATGAATGAGGCCGAATGCTTGGCTGTTTTGATATCTCCTTCGTCATTGGCCAGTGACACATCGACTCCAGGGGCCAACTTATGATCAGAAATGAGAATAGAGGCACAGCGATTGAGGTGCGTAGAAGCAGCCATCGAGCAGAGCAGCTGATGGAACGTGGGGGTAGAGGTGCCGTGATACCCACttcgatttttatttttctcagaAAATCTAAATCGAAACTGAAACAAGATGTTTGTTTTGAGTCATTGACATGAGCACATAAGCAAGTATAGCTATATTTGATGGACTGCAGGGGAACCGAATGGCTGTGCCTCAATTCACAAATTCTCCTTCTAGACACCATACATGTAAGTCAATCGCGAGTTTATATTCTAAAAATCTGTTGATACCGTGGGTTCTTTTACAGCAGAGAGTCCGACAAGTAGTCGACTCGAGTTGAAACAGAATCTGGAAGATAAGACATGCATGCCTCTCTATATAGAAAGAAGCCTCTTTTACTGATAGAACCACGCTGTCGTACTAAATGCAGCATTTTTTACGCTCTGACTGATATTCTTCACTTCACTCTGTATAACAAACACAACAGCGTATAGTTCGAAAATCTTGTCAGTGTGCTTGAAAATGCGAACGAAGACTCATTAGCAAGTTCGATGTAGAAAAACCTGCTGCAGTCGGTTGACGGGCAGATCTTGTATGGAACCCTGACACCACACTTGCCGGGCAGCTTGATACCAGAAAGCTGCCCGCAATCGCCTTATAGTTCCTGCTATCCAGGATCAAGAGGCTAAAAATGTCGGCCATTTCCTCTTTAGTTTCTGCTATCCTGCTGGACCTTCTCCTTAACGACTGGCAGATTCAAGTGATTCGTACGAACGGAGAAGATAATATCTGTGGCTCGCTTGAATATCCTTGGAGATTCATCATGGATTGCATGTCTTTTGGTTCCCcagagtcatgcaaacttgcTTTACTTAGCAGCGAATTTTTATTGAGGCCTCCAGATCCTGCAGTTTCTGTATACATAATGAAGTTTCTTTGAGCGTCGGCCCTGTTCATTACCAAAGAAAAATGCACCAAGTCCC
The sequence above is drawn from the Punica granatum isolate Tunisia-2019 chromosome 5, ASM765513v2, whole genome shotgun sequence genome and encodes:
- the LOC116206616 gene encoding protein MAIN-LIKE 1-like translates to MKKTGRKSSIAFSEVRSSIESYSTKFSSPKFVKRVEALTDEQRIAIEKTGFGNLLLIPNQTMNRKLLLELMDRWSFERRAFELAQGELTVTLLDVALIMGLRVNGNPVLLREDEPFSDLERQYGATPDKRKISVDFIESRLESLGEAASDDFIRTFLLFTFGIFLFPDTSGNVDSRYLSFLESLDDVCGYAWGSAVLEEILMWLNKRKDSNTQSVGGCLTFLQIWSYEHIDLARPGLLDKTAFPRACRWENRKHHPRPSISITTMFHDLKDDQMIWMLKPTSYELELDVVKELMEVQNDGNELSGGLELSPTSPGIVKSEIVSDTYSPNDAPKGEERKELLQPCPCELQNRSDPSTDLEYPTVSSSPRSANVELPSTSQDTSMILPAGDEDTLILKNQKLEDRVLELEKEIDGLKLRLKEQQRSDQILKEENAELKKEVDDLRRDNRAISLSSDDLVCRLENLLSGDGIDDGEGT
- the LOC116207087 gene encoding non-specific lipid-transfer protein 1-like, with translation MMASTTFLNKLVPVFLLCMVVAATMAESAITCGQVTQSVSPCIPYARSTGGAPTAACCSGIRSLNDAARTTPDRQTACKCLKAIAGSISGINYGVVAGIPGKCRVNIPFKLSLSTDCNSVK